Proteins co-encoded in one Candidatus Poribacteria bacterium genomic window:
- the coaBC gene encoding bifunctional phosphopantothenoylcysteine decarboxylase/phosphopantothenate--cysteine ligase CoaBC, with protein MEFRNRTIILGVTGGIAIHKSLDLTSQLVKIGAAVHVVMTENATRLVQPLQFQVISRNPVLLNLFDAGTDWKPPHIDLADRADLLAIVPATANIIGKLANGIADDALSTVAVSVHCPILLAPAMNGHMYQNPFVQRNIDLLKTNGVHFIEPDSGDLACGYEGVGRLNTVEMILEGASDILSSIASIQKIHDLKGTRILVTAGATREYIDPVRFITNRSSGKMGYAIAEAAAQRGAEVHLISGTATVSPPVGIKTQHVETTLDMYDALLEVFNETDIVIMAGAPADYRPSEYTPHKIKKSADTLTLPLERNPDIAQTLGEQKTHQTLVCFAAETNDLLENARKKLVRKNCDLIVANDILEEGAGFQSDTNIVTLLDRDGTCEQLPRSSKRDVADAILTKIISLRS; from the coding sequence ATGGAATTCAGAAATCGAACTATTATCTTAGGTGTTACAGGCGGGATAGCCATCCACAAATCCCTTGACTTGACGAGTCAACTTGTCAAAATCGGTGCCGCTGTTCACGTCGTGATGACAGAAAACGCCACTCGCCTTGTCCAACCTTTGCAATTCCAAGTTATCTCACGGAACCCTGTCCTACTGAATCTATTCGATGCAGGCACAGATTGGAAACCGCCGCACATCGATCTCGCTGACCGTGCCGATCTGCTCGCAATTGTCCCCGCGACGGCGAACATCATCGGTAAGCTCGCAAACGGTATCGCTGACGATGCGCTCTCCACCGTTGCTGTCTCCGTCCACTGCCCGATACTCCTCGCCCCCGCGATGAACGGTCACATGTATCAAAACCCTTTCGTTCAACGGAACATTGACCTCCTAAAAACGAACGGTGTTCATTTCATTGAACCCGACAGCGGTGATCTCGCATGCGGCTATGAAGGTGTAGGACGTTTAAATACAGTGGAGATGATCCTCGAAGGTGCAAGTGATATCCTCTCATCTATAGCGTCAATACAAAAAATACACGACTTGAAAGGGACACGTATCCTTGTCACAGCAGGGGCAACACGCGAATATATTGATCCAGTCAGGTTTATTACAAACCGTTCCAGCGGTAAGATGGGATACGCCATCGCCGAAGCAGCGGCACAACGTGGCGCAGAAGTACACTTGATTAGCGGTACCGCTACTGTTTCTCCGCCCGTTGGCATCAAGACGCAGCACGTCGAAACAACCCTTGATATGTATGATGCACTTCTGGAGGTATTCAATGAAACAGATATCGTCATTATGGCAGGCGCGCCCGCTGATTATCGTCCAAGCGAATATACACCCCATAAAATCAAAAAGAGTGCCGATACATTAACACTCCCGCTTGAAAGAAACCCAGACATCGCACAGACGCTCGGCGAACAGAAAACGCATCAAACGCTTGTCTGTTTTGCCGCCGAGACGAACGATCTTCTTGAGAACGCCCGAAAGAAACTGGTACGCAAGAATTGCGATTTAATTGTAGCAAACGACATTCTTGAAGAAGGCGCGGGCTTCCAATCCGACACGAATATCGTCACGCTGCTGGACCGGGATGGCACTTGCGAACAACTACCCCGTTCCTCAAAACGGGACGTGGCGGATGCTATTCTAACAAAAATTATTTCCCTCAGGTCATAG
- the rsmA gene encoding 16S rRNA (adenine(1518)-N(6)/adenine(1519)-N(6))-dimethyltransferase RsmA codes for MNHQQIRAFFALNHTRPKKKLGQNFLVNPEALKIILEAGAVTAHDTVIEIGAGLGCLTEVLARHAERVIAIEVDELLYNALASHFGATCSRGEVTSPLLLQKSTNPRVQLLNADILKLELNSLLVDGTGTVPTTFKVIANLPYNITTPILWKLLAHHKQIHSCVLMMQKEVAERIVAGPGGKDYGALTIGVAYRAEATLIATLSPENFYPAPKVDSALLKLEMRETPKVAVESEELFFQVVRTAFRTRRKMLKNALVRGKFASGEVLAAAFKELGIAPQRRAETLDITEFAALANCLSQSVSAKTGV; via the coding sequence ATGAACCACCAACAAATCCGTGCTTTTTTCGCGCTAAACCATACCCGCCCTAAAAAGAAATTAGGTCAAAATTTCCTCGTTAATCCAGAAGCCCTGAAAATAATCCTTGAAGCTGGAGCAGTTACAGCGCACGACACGGTCATAGAAATTGGTGCTGGGTTAGGATGTCTCACAGAGGTACTGGCGCGGCATGCCGAACGCGTCATTGCTATCGAAGTGGACGAACTATTATACAACGCCTTAGCATCTCATTTTGGCGCAACTTGTAGTAGGGGCGAGGTAACCTCGCCCCTACTACTACAAAAGTCAACAAATCCGCGTGTCCAACTGCTCAACGCCGATATTCTCAAATTGGAACTCAATTCACTGTTGGTTGACGGCACAGGGACTGTGCCTACTACTTTTAAAGTTATAGCGAACCTACCTTATAATATTACAACGCCCATCCTGTGGAAACTCCTCGCGCATCACAAACAAATTCATAGTTGTGTGTTAATGATGCAGAAAGAGGTAGCGGAACGAATAGTTGCAGGTCCCGGGGGAAAGGACTACGGTGCGTTGACAATCGGTGTCGCCTATCGCGCCGAGGCAACACTCATTGCTACGCTGTCGCCAGAAAATTTCTATCCTGCCCCGAAGGTAGATTCCGCGCTTCTAAAACTGGAAATGCGCGAAACACCAAAGGTTGCGGTAGAAAGTGAGGAACTCTTTTTTCAAGTAGTGCGTACTGCATTTCGGACGCGACGGAAGATGCTAAAAAATGCTTTAGTCAGAGGCAAGTTTGCTTCAGGTGAAGTATTGGCAGCTGCATTTAAGGAACTTGGTATAGCACCACAACGGCGCGCTGAAACATTGGACATCACCGAATTTGCAGCACTTGCGAATTGCTTGTCTCAATCCGTATCAGCGAAGACCGGTGTTTGA